TCAGGGCATTTTAATTTACCATcatcttaaaattataaatattaatttatatcatattttaacttacaaaaaaatatcactAAGTTTTTAGAAGcttctttaataaaatcatCGATTTTGTCTTCATCAACATCTTCAATAGTAAATTCATCATCCATAATAGTTTGATGGTTTTTAGGATTACTTGGAATATAATCATTTGCGTCATTCTCTTTTTTTGATCCTTTATTTTTACCagattttttgtttattatagGTGTAGAATGGTGAATTGCATCATCTGCAGCTGTGGCTTTTGTATGtgaattcttttttttacattcaaTAACACAAATTAatgtagaaaaaataatgaataataacaataatatagaaaatatttttgacatttttataattttcttgttaaaattaaaaaatttcgtTTAATCAGTTAGAAATTATAgtctattttatattaaacttatagtctatcaaaaatgtttaataagaGTTTTGTTGATAAATCAATGCCACTAGCAATAATCattaactttatattttatatatcagtaaattatttatgaaatatCACTCTAAcgttttattatatatatatatatatattagttgagacatttagaaaatttatctaaCTTATTTTATTCAGTTTCAATTATATAACAAAGATATACGCTTTTCAGAGAgatgaataatatttaccagacaaatataaaaaaagcgagatattacttttaaacaTTGTTTACCTTAcgttatattattattaagaaaCGAATAGCTTCTAAAGAAACAGTGCAATgattttgtatataatatttttttcatttataaaataattgctTCTTTATTTGGATTTTCTTTTACTATCTTTCGTTGCTTacaaagttttaaaattttatcttttttatttaaaatattacttaaaaaatttgaaattttgcaaatattataatttccACGTTAAAATAGATctttagtttattttaatcatatttttagtaattgTAGTTggttaaaaagttaatatttatttttagatatttgGTATCATATGTTCTAAATTCTTCTTCATCTtctgataaaaattatttatgaatatttttattttgaaaaatgttattaaaatttttgctttttcaattacttttttgaaattttttttataaagtacaAAATTTCATGAATCAAGtttaatttgaataaaaaaaattgtttttatcaGTTGCAATTATTATTCTTAGTAAAAGTAGACTAAAGATAAAAAACATTGCTTTAGCTTTATTGCTtcaaacttttattaaaattgagtcattttttttgtcatctTGACTACTGATTTGAATTgactacaaaaaaaaaacaataactGTCATCTGAAAtattagtttttatttacaataaatatatacagtaatttacatttaatttttttactactttttaatataattttttataagattattttacctatttttcatcaattattatcttttttttaattgtattatttttaaaataattaataacttCTGCAACCTATATTAGTTATCATTGtcataaaatatgaaaaagaaaaaaactatagataacaaaattttaaacaaaaaacgtttattttttaaaaatatttgttttcaAGATTATCTCAAGAACCAATAGAAACAATTTAATAACATATAAatcatttgataaataattacaaTCTCCAAGGGTGTTCTTTgatttttaactaaatatattttatgaagaAAGTTATGACCGTGCAAAGTAATTCCCAATTTTTTTGACCAATGAATTagatatcatttaaatataatatgttttaaatatgtgttttttttttgtaatttcaaaattatatctGTGTAGACAaagtaaattatttcataaaaaaaacttcttGTTTGTAACCAGCAAGATTAACTAAATcagaaaagtttttttttattttaaaactgaaaaaatttttattaacaattccAATTTCACTCATATATTATTAAggatatatataacaaaattacaCTATAATCATTTCCCTGAAATATAGtggcaaaaaaaatttattcaaaatttttactggtaaaactttttttaatcaacTCCTAATTCATCTACTgctttttcaatatttagtATATCagaatacttttttttaatatcaccAAATGTCTCTGTTTGAAATATTTCACGTAAAGATTCttgaaaattaaattgaTTTCCTTTTACTGTTCCTGATTTTTCTTTAACGAATGTAGTTACTGATCTTAATAAATCTTCAGCAGACACAGAATTTACATGATTTACATTTTCAATTctaaacataaatatatttaaaaaaaaaaaaaattacccatgcatatttttttcaaaattgtCATCTAATATTTCTATACTATCAATTAATTCACCAACTTTATCAATAACGGCTATTCTAGAAATTTCAACAACATCTGCGCAACTTAAACCTTGTGATTTCGTGGCAATTTCatctattatattaattttttcattatttaaatctaaagatggtaaataatgtttaaacATAGCTATTCTCGTTTCAGCATCAGGTAGAGgaatttcaattttaacaGGCATCCTCCTAAGTATAGCTGGATCAATTAAAGTTGGTAAATTTGAAGCAGCcattataacaatttttgaattaGACTCATTAAAACCATCCCATTGTGACATAAATTGAGCTTTAAATGCTTGATTAACTTCATTATCAGTCTCATTACGAGTACGAAGAAAACTTTCTATttcatcaataaaaataattacaggCTGTAATTTTTGTGCCAAAGAAAACAAAGCAGAAATCATTTTTTGTGATTCGCCATAATATTTATCCATCATAATAGACATATCacaattaataaatctaCAACCACATTCTCCAGCAACAGTACGGGctatttttgttttaccAACACCAGGATGTCCATACAATAAAACTCCTTTTGGTGGTTGTagtaatttatcattttttttgaaacttAAAAGTAATGGATATACAATACGACGTTTAAGTGTTGATATGATATCAGAATATCCAATGATATCATTATAACTACCACCATCTGAAGGATCAACAAGACTTAATAAAATCGTACTTTCATATTCAGTAAGTGTTGGTGGATCCGAAAAACCCATTTTCTTCAATATATCACCTgcctttaaaaattttttaaatatataaaaaattaatcttacatactttattttttacttttttccTTTGATCTAATTCTGGatatatataactaaaaGAAACTTTAAGAGCAATCAATGTTAATCCTAATCCAATAACTGATTGAgcaaaaaaagtaattatttcttctttCAGACGACTCATGATTAATTCTTAaaatctataaataaaattataaaataacttgACAAGATCGTTATAAAGTGTTTAATTTCGACAAATAAACTTtgtaaagtataaaaatttcatcaattgttattgtaaatataaaataatcttaaaaatgttttgataAGATATTtctgtaaattttaaaattataattttaaattgataataaagaataataatcGTGTTGAGTATACACTTCAAACATTATtccaaaataatttttaaaatttatataaatggtgtttttttaatttttttaaaatagagcAGACAGCAAGTAGATATAAgcttattttcatttaaatttttctggtataaaagtaattatatatgagttaaaattataaataatactaaataatgataataatcaTTTCTTATGTTTATCctaatattcattttttaggaaaatattttgaaattagaaattatttgggtatataaaaattgatcaaaattcaaagatatatttatttttataaaaaaaagctaTCCTAAATAAACATCTGTATTTAagaaattaagaaaatttatcagcttttttcattatgtttttatgttatatattacgaatatataaaattcaaatgaataaattgtattattttaaataaatattaaaaaaaagtggaatattctttttaaaaattgtttatttttcattatcttattgttataaaatatatttaacaaatatatactaTAATCTTCTCCCTAATATATAATGGTAAATAaagtttgttaaaaatttttactaattaaacttttttcctaatcaaaaaaattattaatcatcTTCtccaatataatatatattagaatatttttaaatgatgttGTTTACTGTATAtgtttaacatattttatgtgattattattataaattatataaaatttttttttaaaaattaaattaccaATTCAAAAGATTTTCAACAGATCCAAAAATTACATAACAATTGTTTCTATTTCTAActtgtaatatttaaaaaaaaaaagtttaatataatatatttttctgctttcttttttttatgctTTTTCACATACAAATTTAGTAATTGGTTTTACAGTAatagaaaacatttttactACAATGgcaaaattaattattaaatgtataaaaatttttaattgacaAGTTATgattaatatctttttaaaattaaaacaaaaaataagatacaattaaaaaaatcatattataactattttgtttttttttttatttagagAAACTTATGCTTAGTTATAAGATAaacttatataataaatacatttttttaaataacataattttttatgttagaaaaaaatttgttatttcatttcttaaaaaaaattacccacaattaaattgttttaaaaaaaaagtctttttttttgttaattattgatataaaatatttaacatatattatttccacaataattttatagatattaaaatttttcatttttattttatttctatcataaaaatttattttaacaaaaaaaaagtacactaattttttgatagctttttttcaagttttaatattttaaaatatcttaaaagatattaaaatttattttaaaaaaatttaagtatACATgtaattagaaatttttgcTTTGTTATTGTATATCTTTCTTGAAAATGGTTAACTCTcatgttaaattaaaaaaaaatgaaaagaacaatttattaaattaaaataacatttgagaaatgattaaaaa
This Strongyloides ratti genome assembly S_ratti_ED321, chromosome : 2 DNA region includes the following protein-coding sequences:
- a CDS encoding AAA+ ATPase domain and ATPase, AAA-type, core domain and P-loop containing nucleoside triphosphate hydrolase domain-containing protein; translation: MSRLKEEIITFFAQSVIGLGLTLIALKVSFSYIYPELDQRKKVKNKAGDILKKMGFSDPPTLTEYESTILLSLVDPSDGGSYNDIIGYSDIISTLKRRIVYPLLLSFKKNDKLLQPPKGVLLYGHPGVGKTKIARTVAGECGCRFINCDMSIMMDKYYGESQKMISALFSLAQKLQPVIIFIDEIESFLRTRNETDNEVNQAFKAQFMSQWDGFNESNSKIVIMAASNLPTLIDPAILRRMPVKIEIPLPDAETRIAMFKHYLPSLDLNNEKINIIDEIATKSQGLSCADVVEISRIAVIDKVGELIDSIEILDDNFEKNMHGIENVNHVNSVSAEDLLRSVTTFVKEKSGTVKGNQFNFQESLREIFQTETFGDIKKKYSDILNIEKAVDELGVD